From Xiphophorus hellerii strain 12219 chromosome 6, Xiphophorus_hellerii-4.1, whole genome shotgun sequence, the proteins below share one genomic window:
- the LOC116721923 gene encoding uncharacterized protein LOC116721923, producing MMLVEGVLQSKSGGEEILQEYETTETLTDATRRQMVNILVADMIDKHGHLPTKAIREKYAFGIVTLFPSLKDPYTKKGYIDQDFSLLFNEETSSRLLQKWDVFFKPNVIKEAKRFTSTPELKSLVQSAESLQSAGGQKSPKISASDAVERLVVFHKSCCSLEEHLRGQRGLQPYLLAVGRQKSKIDSFYIVMDKCLIPCQTNGSLGAFDELFKAHFVFNVSYDAALMNFYTFLQTTVYNIDVGKIKESPRVRDMRARLLNQSLVLSCE from the exons ATGATG cTGGTTGAAGGTGTCCTACAAAGCAAGTCTGGTGGTGAAGAAATTTTGCAGGAGTATGAAACTACAGAAACCCTAACTGATGCCACAAGAAGACAAATGGTGAACATATTGGTGGCTGACATGATTGATAAACATgg GCACCTCCCTACTAAAGCAATCAGAGAGAAGTATGCCTTTGGAATAGTGACACTCTTCCCATCCCTCAAGGATCCATACACCAAAAAAGgctat ATTGATCAAGACTTCAGTCTTCTATTCAATGAAGAAACCTCATCCAGACTGCTGCAGAAGTGGGATGTGTTCTTCAAACCAAATGTCATCAAGGAGGCTAAGCGTTTCACTTCTACACCTGAGTTGAAAAGTTTGGTGCAGTCAGCGGAAAGTCTTCAAAGTG CAGGAGGACAGAAGTCTCCAAAAATCAGTGCAAGTGATGCAGTTGAGAGACTTGTTGTCTTTCATAAg tcatgCTGCAGTTTAGAGGAGCATCTCCGGGGTCAACGGGGTCTGCAGCCATACCTCCTTGCTGTTGGGCGTCAGAAGAGCAAGATTGAcagcttctacatcgtcatggATAAGTGCCTCATCCCATGCCAGACAAACGGTTCTCTTGGAGCATTTGATGAGCTAttcaaagcacattttgtgtttaatgtctCTTATGATGCTGCATTGATGAATTTCTACACATTTCTGCAGACAACAGTGTATAACATTGACGTGGGCAAAATTAAGGAATCGCCCAGAGTTAGGGACATG